A stretch of Orientia tsutsugamushi DNA encodes these proteins:
- a CDS encoding TraB/VirB10 family protein yields MEQDNSDNNNTKEEDLELNDKPKAESVRPNSKLSELTNIIRRKPVIALTFISITIMVVSYFLSESGKTKESIIFIENRESREAISGIEQAVDLRAKWTEEILNEVKTLKDRFESVIDSRYLEITAQINNFNQKLEILENQPKQSLYNNDSDEFSSDLNHHISNSPHDNKTEQAPVQSFVNLRRAESEQKKNVENYVTSGSSARAVLLTGVVVGTGTNSSSSPEPIVLQLLDTAILYNKYKTDQIKNAILIGSCNGEMSSERAKCRIETLSVVNNQGDIIEKKVEGWLIGEDGRSGIKGIVVDKSSNIASMAALNGVFSSIAKFLQSKAIKPDMLPTLNLVAGGQQQEFQIGDALQSGAYAGASNAFDKLADFAIKRADSMSPVVLIASGRVIDVVFKKGFDLCEPKKKPHNLTYSQSTNNEKVNLHNKFDQSQKLEEHL; encoded by the coding sequence GTGGAACAGGACAATTCAGACAATAATAATACAAAAGAAGAAGATTTAGAGCTAAATGATAAACCAAAGGCTGAATCTGTTAGGCCTAATAGCAAGTTATCAGAATTAACAAATATCATTCGTAGAAAGCCAGTAATTGCCTTAACTTTTATAAGCATCACAATAATGGTTGTTTCATATTTTTTATCTGAAAGTGGTAAAACGAAAGAATCTATAATTTTTATTGAAAATCGTGAGTCAAGAGAAGCGATTTCTGGAATAGAACAAGCTGTAGATTTGAGAGCAAAATGGACAGAAGAAATACTTAATGAAGTCAAAACATTAAAAGATAGATTTGAAAGTGTAATAGACAGCAGATATTTAGAAATTACAGCCCAAATTAATAATTTTAACCAAAAACTTGAGATATTGGAGAATCAGCCTAAGCAGAGTCTATATAATAATGATAGTGATGAATTTAGTTCTGATCTTAATCATCATATTTCAAATTCACCACATGATAACAAAACAGAGCAAGCTCCTGTACAATCATTTGTCAATCTTAGGAGAGCTGAATCTGAGCAAAAAAAAAATGTTGAGAACTATGTTACTAGCGGTAGTTCTGCTAGAGCTGTGCTACTTACTGGAGTCGTTGTAGGTACTGGAACAAACAGCTCTTCATCACCAGAACCAATTGTTCTGCAGTTGCTTGATACAGCAATTCTTTATAATAAATATAAAACTGATCAAATCAAAAATGCAATTTTAATTGGATCCTGTAACGGAGAGATGTCCTCAGAGAGAGCTAAATGTCGCATCGAAACTCTTTCAGTAGTCAATAACCAAGGAGATATTATCGAAAAAAAGGTGGAAGGCTGGTTGATAGGCGAAGACGGACGTTCTGGAATTAAAGGAATCGTGGTAGATAAATCGTCTAACATAGCAAGCATGGCTGCATTAAATGGAGTATTTAGCAGTATAGCTAAGTTTCTGCAATCTAAGGCTATTAAACCTGATATGCTACCAACTTTAAACCTAGTAGCTGGAGGCCAACAACAAGAGTTTCAGATTGGAGATGCGCTTCAGTCTGGAGCTTACGCTGGAGCTAGCAATGCTTTTGATAAGCTAGCTGATTTTGCTATAAAACGAGCTGATTCTATGAGCCCAGTCGTTCTTATTGCGTCAGGTAGAGTCATCGATGTTGTATTTAAAAAAGGTTTTGACTTATGTGAGCCCAAGAAGAAGCCACATAATTTAACTTATTCACAATCAACTAACAATGAAAAAGTTAATTTGCATAATAAATTCGATCAATCACAAAAGTTAGAGGAGCATTTATAA
- a CDS encoding TraC family protein: MLTSRRKNQKNILLIYLNQNRVKVNASIHKDFDRERFSKHFVYESYDDETQLFFNRGSIGFVLLAWPLVGASVSAQNEIAEFLKSDENLPAESSLQVLMLGSNNIENFLSNWQSYRKGEIFIELANKRTEFLRDQAQKVGSIKDVVLLISVTIPNLNANIDDMIRRRDALKDTFRSIGLSTENVNAQQLLKFLRVIFGWPEEEHSNINQYEILSEQILSGDFSLFENDDCINVNDDQIFISLEARKRPAEWKLSAMDLFLGNEMRRDEYIKSNFLIHFGLQILPNQAMERTAAITKREALERNINAGMSKFFPDIQQEAADLAGVVAALQSGDRVVNIHFNVIMFDKTKKAKQSASAFCSMLRRSGWYFVPCKYDHVAVLLAALPMQLVEQGPKGVLGQNKTSGVGVALSSLGRGIKTVSVESKVLLPIIGEWKGDLSSPGMLLAGRRGQIMYWSPFGGALLPALNKHGVAPNENFNLCIAGVPGSGKSVFMQELMLSVLGVGGKVFVLDYGRSFKRTCLILGGRYIEFDMKNPVSINPFSEVPEDDSAKSIEARSDFLSNFPSILATMAAPQYGTSDLQQPMLQRALISVWQKKGAKAEITDIADWLSNREESYAKELGNMLFPFTKDGQHGRFFSGKAQLSLNSDIVVIETDHLRSVPELLAVIVQIMIVHINQTMVKGDRSRPFLIMIDEAWKLLAGKRSGEFIEEAGRIARKYNGSIALATQQLTDYFRQEGSASEKAFENSSHKIILKQNSESFKAMRANPKLAGFVDEDWKLNLLQSVHSNPPYYSEIAIYSPNVSGVVGRLMIDPFTLLLTSTNARDYQAIEDHMAKGMNVSEAINYVIRERKIIP; the protein is encoded by the coding sequence TTGTTAACAAGTCGCCGAAAAAACCAAAAAAATATCTTATTAATTTATTTAAATCAAAACAGAGTCAAGGTGAACGCAAGCATACATAAGGATTTTGATCGAGAAAGATTTTCTAAACACTTTGTCTATGAATCATATGATGATGAGACTCAGCTATTCTTTAATCGTGGTTCAATAGGTTTTGTATTGCTTGCATGGCCATTAGTTGGAGCTAGTGTTTCTGCTCAAAATGAAATTGCTGAATTTCTGAAAAGCGATGAAAATTTACCTGCTGAAAGTAGCCTGCAAGTCTTGATGCTTGGTAGTAATAATATAGAGAATTTTTTAAGCAACTGGCAGTCATATCGTAAAGGAGAGATATTTATTGAGTTAGCAAATAAAAGAACAGAATTTTTACGTGATCAAGCTCAAAAAGTAGGTTCTATAAAGGATGTAGTATTGTTAATTTCAGTTACTATACCTAATTTAAATGCAAATATCGATGATATGATTCGCAGACGAGATGCTTTAAAAGATACGTTTAGGTCAATTGGATTAAGCACTGAAAATGTGAATGCGCAGCAATTATTAAAGTTCCTGAGAGTAATATTTGGCTGGCCTGAAGAAGAACATTCAAATATTAACCAGTATGAAATATTGTCTGAACAAATTTTAAGTGGAGATTTCTCGTTATTTGAGAATGATGATTGTATAAATGTAAATGATGATCAAATATTTATCAGCCTAGAAGCTCGCAAAAGACCTGCAGAATGGAAATTATCTGCCATGGATCTGTTTTTAGGCAATGAAATGCGTCGTGATGAATATATAAAATCAAATTTCCTGATTCATTTTGGTCTGCAAATTTTACCAAATCAAGCGATGGAAAGGACTGCAGCCATAACTAAAAGAGAAGCGCTAGAAAGAAATATTAATGCAGGAATGAGTAAATTTTTTCCTGATATACAACAAGAAGCTGCTGATTTAGCCGGTGTAGTGGCTGCTCTGCAGAGTGGTGATAGAGTAGTTAATATTCACTTCAACGTTATTATGTTTGATAAAACAAAAAAGGCTAAGCAATCTGCATCAGCCTTTTGTTCGATGTTAAGACGCAGTGGATGGTATTTTGTTCCATGTAAATATGATCATGTAGCTGTGTTACTAGCTGCCCTACCAATGCAATTAGTTGAACAAGGCCCAAAAGGTGTATTGGGTCAAAATAAAACATCAGGAGTTGGAGTAGCGCTTTCTAGCTTAGGTCGAGGCATAAAAACTGTTTCTGTAGAGAGCAAAGTATTATTGCCAATAATCGGTGAATGGAAAGGTGATTTAAGTTCTCCAGGCATGTTGCTAGCTGGAAGACGAGGACAAATAATGTATTGGTCTCCTTTTGGTGGAGCTTTATTACCTGCATTAAATAAGCATGGAGTAGCTCCAAATGAGAACTTTAACCTTTGTATAGCTGGAGTTCCAGGCTCTGGAAAATCTGTTTTTATGCAAGAATTAATGCTATCTGTTCTAGGAGTTGGTGGTAAAGTTTTTGTTCTTGATTATGGAAGATCATTTAAGCGTACATGCTTGATTCTAGGTGGTAGATACATAGAATTCGACATGAAAAACCCTGTATCAATTAATCCATTTTCAGAGGTGCCAGAGGATGACAGCGCAAAGTCTATAGAGGCTAGATCGGATTTTTTATCTAACTTTCCATCCATTTTAGCTACTATGGCTGCTCCACAGTATGGAACAAGCGATTTACAACAACCAATGCTACAGAGGGCTTTGATATCAGTCTGGCAAAAAAAGGGAGCTAAAGCTGAAATCACGGATATTGCAGACTGGTTATCAAATAGAGAAGAATCATATGCTAAAGAGCTTGGAAATATGCTCTTTCCTTTTACTAAAGATGGTCAACATGGAAGATTTTTTAGCGGTAAGGCGCAATTATCTCTAAACTCTGATATTGTGGTAATTGAAACTGATCATCTACGCTCTGTACCAGAGCTATTAGCTGTGATTGTACAGATTATGATTGTTCATATTAATCAAACAATGGTTAAGGGAGATAGAAGTAGACCATTTTTAATTATGATAGATGAAGCTTGGAAGCTATTAGCTGGAAAGCGTTCAGGAGAGTTTATTGAAGAAGCAGGTCGAATAGCTCGAAAATATAATGGATCGATTGCTTTAGCAACTCAGCAACTCACGGATTACTTTCGTCAAGAGGGTTCTGCGTCTGAAAAGGCGTTTGAGAACTCATCGCATAAGATAATTTTGAAGCAAAATTCGGAATCATTTAAGGCTATGCGAGCTAATCCTAAGCTTGCAGGCTTTGTTGATGAGGATTGGAAACTAAATTTACTGCAATCTGTACATTCAAATCCTCCGTATTATAGTGAAATAGCTATTTACAGCCCTAATGTTTCAGGTGTTGTAGGCAGATTAATGATTGATCCATTTACTCTACTGTTAACTTCAACAAATGCTAGAGATTATCAAGCAATAGAAGATCACATGGCTAAAGGTATGAATGTCAGCGAGGCAATTAATTATGTGATAAGAGAACGGAAAATAATTCCATGA
- a CDS encoding conjugal transfer protein has protein sequence MKHGAVISIGTFFALFAVAYQVSDIRANLLNADIGVEIKDYGTRGHVFPIIEESLLEVIMAKLNAASKSGLLNQMQLEFQEKVRQKIMRPVPVKNLSKATENKTRIYDSTYVQKDDIKTKNGIIIVKGGTKINPLEIINWGEPLILIDGDDEDQVAWAKSRPGKIVLVNGNPIELSNLLGRHVFFDQLGFLSMKFKIQAVPAIIEQENTVLKISEVSTY, from the coding sequence ATGAAGCACGGAGCAGTAATTAGTATAGGTACATTCTTTGCTTTATTTGCCGTTGCTTATCAAGTAAGCGATATAAGAGCCAATTTATTAAATGCTGATATAGGTGTTGAAATTAAGGATTATGGGACTAGAGGGCATGTTTTTCCAATCATTGAGGAATCATTACTGGAGGTGATTATGGCTAAACTTAATGCTGCATCAAAAAGTGGATTGTTGAACCAAATGCAGCTGGAATTTCAGGAAAAAGTTAGGCAAAAAATCATGAGACCAGTTCCAGTAAAAAATTTGAGTAAAGCTACTGAAAATAAAACGCGAATATATGATTCTACCTACGTTCAAAAGGATGACATTAAGACAAAAAATGGTATAATAATAGTAAAGGGAGGAACTAAAATAAATCCTTTAGAGATAATAAATTGGGGTGAACCACTAATATTAATTGATGGAGATGATGAAGATCAGGTTGCTTGGGCAAAATCAAGACCAGGAAAGATAGTGTTAGTTAATGGAAATCCTATTGAACTTAGCAATCTATTAGGCCGGCACGTATTCTTCGATCAATTGGGTTTTTTGAGTATGAAGTTTAAAATACAAGCTGTGCCAGCCATAATAGAGCAAGAAAACACTGTGCTTAAAATTAGCGAAGTAAGCACCTATTAA
- the traU gene encoding conjugal transfer pilus assembly protein TraU — MKELVILLAIVMSITANNCYAAAGCVGRFVNPITDVCWKCLFPITIAGFKVVSSSMPDTNASGRLICLCPKPGIPVPIPGIPVGFWEPVRLVDVTKSPMCMVSLGGLSFGTATQKGMKDEAEGSAFYHIHWYVYPVIYWLEILLDFICLEMAAVDIAYLTEFDPLWSDDAKSAILNPETLLFQNVAAYQACIADCMSCSAGLLASDYAFWCAGCQGMLYPFTGTAAAHNGGVGTSVLMVSKFMAKMHRQLMLWGYYGYKGLCGKYPMPIIKKSQYRLQMTYPIPETKSCKSIGQTEAIWQAGREFPVNGEDFGYLIWRKRDCCLL; from the coding sequence GTGAAGGAACTGGTAATTTTGTTAGCGATAGTAATGTCTATAACAGCTAATAACTGTTATGCAGCTGCTGGGTGTGTTGGAAGATTTGTAAATCCTATAACAGATGTATGTTGGAAGTGCTTGTTTCCAATTACTATAGCTGGATTTAAGGTAGTAAGCAGTTCAATGCCTGATACTAATGCTTCTGGTAGACTTATATGTCTTTGTCCTAAGCCAGGGATTCCAGTGCCTATACCTGGTATTCCGGTAGGATTTTGGGAGCCAGTACGCCTTGTAGACGTTACAAAGTCACCAATGTGTATGGTAAGTCTTGGAGGTTTGTCATTTGGAACTGCTACTCAAAAAGGCATGAAAGATGAAGCTGAAGGAAGTGCTTTTTACCACATTCATTGGTATGTCTATCCCGTGATTTACTGGCTGGAAATTTTGCTTGATTTTATTTGTCTGGAAATGGCTGCAGTCGATATAGCATATTTAACAGAGTTTGATCCATTATGGAGTGATGATGCTAAATCTGCGATTTTAAATCCAGAAACGTTGTTGTTTCAAAATGTAGCTGCTTATCAAGCATGTATAGCTGATTGCATGAGTTGTAGCGCTGGTTTATTAGCAAGTGATTATGCTTTTTGGTGTGCTGGATGTCAAGGAATGCTTTACCCTTTTACTGGAACTGCTGCTGCTCATAATGGTGGAGTTGGAACATCTGTATTAATGGTAAGTAAATTTATGGCTAAGATGCATAGGCAGCTGATGTTATGGGGATATTATGGTTATAAAGGCCTATGTGGCAAGTATCCTATGCCTATCATAAAGAAAAGTCAGTATCGACTACAAATGACTTATCCGATTCCAGAAACTAAATCCTGTAAGAGCATAGGTCAAACAGAAGCTATATGGCAAGCTGGCAGAGAATTTCCAGTTAATGGTGAAGATTTTGGTTACTTAATTTGGCGAAAAAGAGATTGTTGTTTGCTTTGA
- the trbC gene encoding type-F conjugative transfer system pilin assembly protein TrbC — protein sequence MVIRVMMLMVLLFVNNANAFFLDKQKTFIFVSFSMSDEALKSYFAESQKSGARLVMRGLINNSFTQTKNKTMELDISFDIDPSLFEKYKVDVVPVIVIDDEKRGLTKKLTGHIPLATALEIMNENTP from the coding sequence ATGGTTATACGAGTAATGATGTTGATGGTTTTATTATTTGTTAATAATGCTAATGCTTTTTTTTTGGACAAGCAAAAAACTTTTATTTTTGTCTCATTTTCAATGAGTGATGAGGCTTTAAAAAGCTATTTTGCTGAATCTCAAAAGTCTGGAGCTCGATTAGTTATGCGTGGGTTAATTAATAACTCATTTACACAAACAAAGAATAAAACTATGGAGCTTGATATTAGCTTCGATATAGATCCTAGCTTGTTTGAGAAATATAAGGTTGATGTTGTACCAGTGATAGTAATAGATGATGAAAAAAGAGGATTAACCAAGAAATTAACTGGCCATATTCCTTTAGCAACAGCATTAGAAATTATGAATGAGAATACTCCATGA
- the traN gene encoding conjugal transfer protein TraN → MKQLIVLVLIILNINCCLASMQSSYNEASNYNVNLGNSSNTQELFHQGSNVNYPNNDEDLTYHGRNQLSTESGAMLFQAENSKNNALTQHNINDQNYMIANSMRIESDPLSALDSSNFVTQTSTTNTEIIQSCTEGSKFNIELIRELNVECRLENVWLPWQNRQMEFATEKIKENHSNWLKSRSDVYDESGAQIYCLVDDPEAIERQMKWAIVNRLGVPTQHIGRNFLLEVNEKICILHYDYRDKTQELRKVAEYWKVLNPELEQLTESNECYEVNRINYDGGDRVFFDKFKVNRPYWKQKIVFSCTSDPKDGCKHLKIQNCELKNSTCQKSVANICLLWQHDYSCSTEKQTMLHSSLRNNSIFCLGGNCNTPTIIPNRDIAKVAHIAMLNQMSKDIKTNPVSVFSGKHRKCKKDVFSFLNCCSSMTGWGRDIGLSQCKSKEQELALYRKKGYCYYIGTYCSSRIPILGICLARKSTYCCFQSKLARIFQEEARKQLKIDFGTPECPNCRGLTVKELQKVDFTKINMDELFGDILTKAQNSMNKDIIAGIKDKVHRMQQSQSK, encoded by the coding sequence ATGAAGCAACTTATAGTACTAGTTTTGATAATATTGAACATCAATTGTTGTTTAGCTTCAATGCAAAGCAGTTATAATGAAGCTAGCAACTATAATGTAAATCTTGGAAATTCTTCAAATACACAAGAATTATTTCATCAAGGTAGTAATGTCAATTATCCTAATAATGATGAGGATTTAACCTATCATGGCCGTAATCAGCTTAGTACAGAAAGTGGGGCAATGTTATTTCAAGCTGAAAACAGTAAAAACAATGCCTTAACTCAACATAATATCAACGATCAAAATTATATGATAGCTAATTCAATGAGAATTGAATCTGATCCTTTAAGTGCACTTGATAGCAGTAACTTCGTAACTCAGACAAGTACAACTAATACTGAAATTATTCAAAGTTGTACTGAAGGCAGTAAGTTCAATATTGAACTTATTCGAGAATTAAATGTTGAGTGCAGATTAGAGAATGTATGGCTTCCATGGCAAAACCGGCAAATGGAATTTGCAACAGAAAAAATAAAGGAGAATCATAGTAATTGGCTTAAGAGTCGTAGCGATGTCTATGATGAATCAGGTGCGCAAATATACTGCCTAGTAGATGATCCCGAAGCAATTGAAAGACAAATGAAATGGGCTATTGTTAATAGGCTCGGTGTACCTACACAGCATATTGGTAGAAATTTTTTATTAGAAGTAAATGAAAAAATATGTATACTTCACTATGACTACAGAGATAAGACTCAAGAACTAAGGAAAGTAGCAGAATATTGGAAAGTTTTAAACCCTGAACTTGAGCAATTAACAGAAAGTAACGAATGCTATGAGGTCAATAGAATCAACTATGATGGTGGTGATAGAGTATTTTTTGACAAGTTTAAAGTCAATCGTCCATATTGGAAACAAAAGATTGTTTTTTCTTGTACTAGCGATCCAAAAGATGGTTGCAAACACCTTAAAATACAAAATTGTGAATTAAAAAACAGCACTTGCCAAAAATCGGTAGCAAATATTTGTTTACTCTGGCAGCACGATTATAGCTGTTCAACTGAGAAGCAAACAATGCTACACTCATCATTGCGTAATAACTCAATCTTTTGTTTAGGAGGCAATTGCAATACTCCAACTATTATACCAAACAGGGATATAGCTAAAGTAGCTCATATAGCGATGCTAAATCAGATGAGCAAAGACATTAAAACAAATCCCGTTTCTGTATTTTCAGGTAAACATCGAAAATGCAAAAAAGATGTATTTAGTTTTTTGAATTGCTGCTCTTCAATGACTGGCTGGGGGCGTGATATAGGCTTATCGCAATGTAAATCTAAGGAACAAGAATTAGCTCTATATAGAAAAAAAGGTTATTGCTACTATATCGGTACCTACTGTTCTTCAAGAATTCCGATATTAGGTATTTGCTTAGCTAGAAAGTCTACTTATTGCTGCTTTCAGTCAAAACTTGCTAGAATTTTTCAGGAAGAAGCAAGAAAACAGCTAAAAATAGACTTTGGAACACCTGAATGTCCAAATTGTAGAGGCCTTACTGTTAAGGAATTACAAAAAGTTGATTTCACTAAAATCAATATGGACGAACTATTTGGTGATATACTCACTAAGGCTCAAAACAGCATGAACAAAGACATTATTGCAGGCATCAAAGATAAAGTTCATCGTATGCAACAAAGTCAGTCTAAATGA
- a CDS encoding conjugal transfer protein TraF, producing MSRLLMFMILISHLSTVDASPTGFLWYNDKHDHELNNSSSKLMSWTHDHRIEELKEQFNRAQRIALDNPTLENVITAQRLQKQIMEKAHKFATMWQLATLLDYQLINANEPANSLHRKLYQEKSEQENDLKLKNIAKNWGLILQVKQDCLLCKAFIPIVQSFANKYAFQLLAVSKNNELLNKLNPKHVVPVLYLVASDGKKIYAVARSIISEDKIIDNILAIDRYYHKLETA from the coding sequence ATGAGCAGATTATTAATGTTTATGATATTAATTAGTCATTTATCCACTGTTGATGCTTCACCAACAGGATTTCTATGGTATAATGATAAACATGATCATGAGCTTAATAACTCTAGTTCTAAGTTGATGAGTTGGACTCATGATCATAGAATCGAGGAATTAAAGGAGCAATTTAATCGAGCTCAGCGTATAGCGCTTGATAATCCAACGCTCGAAAATGTAATTACAGCCCAAAGATTGCAGAAGCAAATCATGGAGAAGGCTCATAAGTTTGCTACTATGTGGCAACTAGCTACTCTACTTGATTATCAACTGATTAATGCTAATGAGCCTGCTAATAGCTTACATAGAAAGCTGTATCAAGAAAAATCAGAACAAGAAAACGACTTAAAACTCAAAAACATTGCTAAAAACTGGGGATTAATTTTGCAAGTTAAACAAGATTGCTTGCTATGTAAAGCCTTTATTCCTATTGTTCAGAGCTTTGCTAATAAATATGCATTTCAGTTGCTAGCTGTCAGTAAGAATAATGAGTTACTAAATAAATTAAATCCTAAGCATGTTGTGCCTGTATTATATCTAGTAGCTAGCGATGGTAAAAAAATATATGCAGTAGCTAGAAGCATAATCTCTGAAGATAAAATTATCGACAATATTCTAGCAATCGATAGATATTATCATAAATTGGAGACCGCATGA
- a CDS encoding conjugal transfer protein TraH: protein MSIRIRVYVITMLLLLQAPVSLAWNIENVFQGMSVNVTRSGSYQDQAAGYYAAGGLSARTSQTSFQPFAITPPSLNMSCSGIDAYLGSFSVISGEELVQLMKNIGSQAKVYAFSLGLKTFAPQIENALKDLRNLAMEMNQFAKGDCELTKALFATALPRNWAMREAVCRDIQSQSGFDYFAAGKKCRNDLAQKQSLRQAQNKDPELMLDDYNIFTKAAAKVGIPSNMHDSIMSMTGTIVVTNNNVHFYDSLAQDEKSWISHLKGGESASIYSCDNVSCLHPSLRRNITILPEKSYAGKAKQQLTNLKIKFDKNSEFIDSEIAFLSSIGDIFPIYDYITLEAISGVTILDSSSELIASYTLVQHLKEVITEIRRAVTSLGAKQVSNEHLERYLKELNRVQLFANEKWTSLQTDASRIDKRARLIEQHLIAKEKS from the coding sequence ATGAGCATTAGAATCAGAGTTTATGTCATTACAATGCTATTATTGCTACAAGCTCCAGTATCACTGGCTTGGAATATCGAAAACGTATTTCAAGGAATGAGTGTTAATGTTACTAGATCTGGATCATATCAAGATCAAGCGGCTGGATATTATGCAGCTGGCGGATTATCTGCCAGAACAAGCCAAACATCATTTCAGCCATTTGCTATAACTCCACCATCTTTAAACATGAGCTGTAGCGGTATTGACGCCTATCTTGGTAGTTTCTCTGTTATTTCTGGAGAAGAATTAGTTCAACTAATGAAGAATATTGGTTCTCAAGCTAAAGTTTATGCATTTTCATTAGGATTAAAAACATTTGCTCCACAGATTGAGAACGCTCTCAAAGACTTACGTAATCTAGCAATGGAGATGAATCAATTTGCCAAAGGAGATTGTGAATTAACAAAAGCATTATTTGCTACAGCTTTACCAAGAAACTGGGCTATGAGAGAAGCTGTTTGCCGTGATATACAGTCACAAAGTGGATTTGATTATTTTGCAGCTGGTAAAAAATGTCGTAATGATTTAGCCCAAAAACAATCTCTGCGACAAGCACAAAACAAGGATCCAGAGTTAATGCTGGATGATTATAACATCTTCACTAAAGCAGCAGCAAAGGTTGGAATACCATCAAATATGCATGATTCAATCATGTCTATGACTGGCACTATCGTGGTTACAAACAATAATGTACACTTTTATGACTCATTAGCTCAGGATGAAAAAAGTTGGATTAGTCATTTAAAAGGCGGAGAATCAGCCTCGATTTACAGTTGTGATAATGTTAGTTGCTTGCATCCAAGCTTGCGACGAAATATCACAATATTGCCAGAGAAATCTTATGCAGGTAAAGCTAAACAACAATTGACTAATCTAAAAATTAAGTTTGATAAGAATTCTGAATTCATTGACTCTGAAATAGCCTTTTTATCTTCGATTGGAGATATATTTCCGATTTATGATTATATTACATTAGAAGCTATTTCTGGAGTCACAATTTTAGATAGCTCATCAGAATTAATAGCTAGCTATACATTAGTTCAGCATTTGAAGGAAGTAATCACCGAAATACGTAGAGCCGTTACTTCACTAGGTGCTAAGCAAGTTTCGAATGAACATTTAGAAAGATATTTGAAGGAATTGAATCGGGTACAACTTTTTGCAAATGAGAAATGGACTAGCCTACAAACAGATGCAAGTCGAATAGATAAAAGGGCTAGATTAATAGAGCAGCATTTAATAGCGAAGGAGAAAAGTTAA